The following proteins come from a genomic window of Candidatus Obscuribacter sp.:
- a CDS encoding biotin--[acetyl-CoA-carboxylase] ligase, with the protein MTVETLSLPIIEGALTTTVVGRPAFGANELHAQIDSTNTRAAQLARDGAAEGTLILARQQTAGRGRQGRAWSSPPDAGIALSVLLRPQIPLSRLPLITLATGVACASAIEETCGIKLGLKWVNDLTYGGKKVGGILAEMPGQALVIGLGINIRLDLESLPEDLKAKVEWLENITGTPVSPNLIVIALARKLEDEYNALKNGQDQEIIERWKSYSITIGKEIIAQTALKEIRGRAVDLTASGALIVESADGTRTELTAGEITIRMADGSYC; encoded by the coding sequence GTGACGGTCGAGACTCTCTCACTGCCGATTATCGAGGGCGCCCTGACAACAACAGTTGTGGGGCGTCCCGCTTTTGGCGCCAACGAATTACATGCTCAAATCGATTCAACCAACACAAGAGCAGCCCAGTTAGCCAGAGATGGTGCAGCAGAAGGCACACTTATTTTGGCCCGACAACAAACAGCTGGTAGAGGCAGACAGGGGCGCGCCTGGTCCTCGCCCCCCGATGCTGGAATTGCCCTGTCAGTCTTACTTAGACCGCAAATACCACTGTCGAGATTACCGCTCATTACACTGGCCACCGGTGTGGCTTGTGCCAGCGCCATAGAAGAAACCTGCGGCATAAAGTTGGGGCTCAAATGGGTGAACGATCTTACTTATGGCGGTAAAAAAGTTGGTGGCATCCTCGCTGAAATGCCTGGTCAAGCCCTTGTCATCGGACTTGGCATCAACATAAGGTTGGATCTAGAGAGTCTGCCAGAGGACCTCAAAGCCAAAGTGGAGTGGCTAGAAAACATAACCGGAACTCCCGTCAGTCCTAACTTGATAGTAATTGCCCTTGCCCGTAAACTGGAAGACGAATACAACGCATTAAAAAACGGGCAGGACCAGGAAATAATCGAACGCTGGAAAAGTTACTCAATAACGATAGGCAAAGAAATCATTGCCCAGACCGCCCTCAAAGAAATAAGGGGGCGGGCAGTTGATCTCACCGCTAGTGGTGCCTTGATAGTTGAGAGTGCAGATGGCACTCGTACAGAGCTTACAGCAGGAGAAATCACTATCCGTATGGCTGACGGAAGTTACTGCTAG